The segment GTGGAACTGCGCAATATGCGGCTGACGGACGACCACGGCGATTTCTACGCCCTCGGGCTGGCCACCGACTCCTCGACGCTCCGCGAGGTGGAGCGGGATGTCGCCCTGTCCACCCGGCTGATCTCCCAGTCCCCCATCGGGCTGGCGATGCTCGACACCGAACTGCGGTATGTGGCCGTCAACCCCGCCCTGGAGCGGATGCACGGCATACCCGCGAAAGATCACCTCGGGCGGCACTACCGCGAGATCATGACCGCCACGAAGTTCGAGGTGCCCGAGGCCGCGATGCGGCAGGTCCTGAAGACCGGGACGCCCATGGTCGACCAGACCACCGTCGTCGGCCGTACCCCCTCCGACCCGGGCCACGAGCACGCCTGGTCGATCTCGCTGTACCGGCTGGAGGACCCGCACGGGCGGATACTGGGGGTGGCCGACCTGGTCGTGGATGTCACCGACCGGCACCAGGCGGCCAGGGAGGCCGCCGAGACCCGGCGTCGGCTGGCCCTGATCGCCGACGGCACCGCCCGGATCGGCACGACGCTGGAGGTGGGCCAGACCGCCCGGGAGCTGGCCGAGGTCACCGTGCCCGAGCTCGCCGACGTGGTGACGGTCGATGTCCTCGACTCCGTGCTGGACGAGCACCGCCCCACCCCCGACGACGGCACGGCGCTCTTCCGCGCCCTCGCGGTGAAGGCCGCCTACCCCACCGAAGCCGTCCAAGCCGCCGATCCGCCCGGCCATATCGCCGCATACGACACCGACCGCCTGGCCACCCAGTGCGTGCGCACCGGCCGCCCGATCCTCGTCCCGCACGCCGATGCCGACGACCTGGCACGCATCGCCCGCGACGACCACGCCGCCACCTTGCTGGCCCGCGCCGGGGTGCACTCCTACCTGCTGGCCCCGCTCACCGCCCGCGGCCAGATCCTCGGCGTCCTGGGCCTCATTCGCGCACGCAACTCGCCCCCCTTCGACGGGGACGACCTCGCCCTCGCCTCCGAACTGGCCTCCCGTGCCGCCGTATGCATCGACAACGCCCGCTCGCACCAGAGCGTGCGCAACGCCGCCGAGACCCTTCAGCGCAGCCTGCTCCCCGACCACCCGCCGCACCGTCCCGGTCTACAGCTCGCCTCCCGGTACCGGCCCGCGCAGGCCACCTACGAGATCGGCGGCGACTGGTACGACGTCCTCCCGCTCGACGGCGACAAGACCGGCCTCGTCGTGGGCGACGTCATGGGCAGCGGTATCGACGCCGCCGCCACCATGGGCCGTCTGCGCACCGCGACCTGCGCGTTCGCCGATCTCGACCTCGACCCCGCCCAGGTCCTCCAGCACCTCGACAAGATCACCTCGGGGCTGGAGCACTACATCGCCACCTGCGTCTATGCCACTTACGACCCCCACCGCTCGGTGTTCCACATCGCCACCGCCGGCCATCTGCCGCCCGCCCTCGTACGCCGCGGCCAGCACCCCGAGCTCCTCGACCTGCCCATCGGCGTACCCCTAGGGGTCGGCGGTGTGCCCTTCGAGACGATCACCTTCGCCCTCGACCCCGGCGACCAACTGGTCCTCTACACCGACGGCTTGGTGGAAACCCGCCACCACTCCCTCGACGAACGCCTCGACACCCTGCTCCGCCTGCTGGACGCCCCCGACCGCTCCCTGGAAGAAACCTGCGACCGCCTCCTCCGCGAACTACGGCGCCCCGACGACCCGGACGATGTCGCCCTGCTGATCGCGGGGACCGAGCGGTTCTTCCCGGAGACGCCCTAGGCTCCGTCGTCACATGTCACGCCCACATCAGCAGAACTGCGCGGGTGAGGGCTGCACCACGTCCGGACCGGGCCGGGTAGCAGCCGTTCGTTCTAGTTCTGCGGCGCGCCGAACCACTGGGCGGCCGCCTGCTCGAACGCGTCGCGATCCGGGGCGGGCTCGCTCGTCCAGGCAACGACGCCGTCGGGCCGAATCAGCGCGGCGCCCAGCCCGAGGTCGTTGCGCGCCGGGCCGGCCGCGTAGTGGATCCGGCTTTCCCACCCCTTGGCCGCGACCTGCAGCGCACGGTCGGTGCTGAAGTCGAGCACGACTCCCCGCCCATGGCGCAGCAGCTCGCCGAGGCGGGTGCCGTCCTCGAAGCGGAAGTCCGGGGCGCTGCAGCCGATGAAGGGTTTTTCGCTGCCCAGGTCGTAGCGGTTGAACAGCCCCGACGTCTTTTGGTACACGTGCGTGGATCCGTCGGCGGTGCGCATCAGGTCGTGGACGAGCTGACGCAGCGCGGGGGTGTTGGGGCCCGGCTTCATGGTCGCGACCTGGGCGCGGGACCAGTCGAGCACGGCGGCGCCGACGGGGTGCCGC is part of the Streptomyces platensis genome and harbors:
- a CDS encoding SpoIIE family protein phosphatase; the encoded protein is MSAADRRPAGAGQPEGVLPQPSGLMDLLGVAAVLLDADGRIVLWSPQAENLYGYTAEEALGRYAAPLLIHQEHWDLVIGRFTGVMETGHSWSGTFPVRHKDGTVRLVELRNMRLTDDHGDFYALGLATDSSTLREVERDVALSTRLISQSPIGLAMLDTELRYVAVNPALERMHGIPAKDHLGRHYREIMTATKFEVPEAAMRQVLKTGTPMVDQTTVVGRTPSDPGHEHAWSISLYRLEDPHGRILGVADLVVDVTDRHQAAREAAETRRRLALIADGTARIGTTLEVGQTARELAEVTVPELADVVTVDVLDSVLDEHRPTPDDGTALFRALAVKAAYPTEAVQAADPPGHIAAYDTDRLATQCVRTGRPILVPHADADDLARIARDDHAATLLARAGVHSYLLAPLTARGQILGVLGLIRARNSPPFDGDDLALASELASRAAVCIDNARSHQSVRNAAETLQRSLLPDHPPHRPGLQLASRYRPAQATYEIGGDWYDVLPLDGDKTGLVVGDVMGSGIDAAATMGRLRTATCAFADLDLDPAQVLQHLDKITSGLEHYIATCVYATYDPHRSVFHIATAGHLPPALVRRGQHPELLDLPIGVPLGVGGVPFETITFALDPGDQLVLYTDGLVETRHHSLDERLDTLLRLLDAPDRSLEETCDRLLRELRRPDDPDDVALLIAGTERFFPETP